A region of the Clostridium estertheticum subsp. estertheticum genome:
TAAAGCAAGAGCAAATGTTGTAATATTTTTAACTTTCTTCATTATGGCCTCCTTTGTAAACGTAATCTATTACTATATTCTACATAAACATAGTAAATCCCTTTAAAAAACAAAAACTTTTTTTAATTATTCTAATTAAGAGCATAATGAATAATATTGTTTGAATGTGATATAATATAAGCGAGTGCATTTAAAGAAACATTTTGTATCAATTAGATAAAAAGTATTACTATATTATAGTGAGAAGCGTGTAATATATATGTATTGGAGTGGAATATATGACAAAAACAATTATAAGAATACAAAAGATTGAACTTACGGGGTTTAAGAATATTCAGGAGGGAATTATAGATTTGTCAGGTTATAGACAAAAAAAATATTATAGTGCTAAATCAGATATAATTGGGATTTATGGACAAAATGGTTCAGGAAAAACCACTATAGTAGAAGCTTTTAAATTATTTAAAATAATAGCAAGTGGTGAAAAATTACCAGAAGATATTAAAAATTATATACACGAATTAGAAGAATCAGCTACATTAAAATTTGTTTTCTATATTGAACTAAAAGATCAAAGGTTATTAGTGTATTACCAGTTTTCCCTAAGGCGAAAAGAAGGGTTTGCAGAATTATATAATGAGAAGTTAAGTTATTCTCAAATAAATGAGGATAATAAAAAAAGAAAAATTGATATAATCGAATATCTTATAGATTTAAAGGATACATATATATTGCCGAAGGCTCGTTATAACGAGTTAATAAGAAATAATAAAGAAAATGAATTTAATCTTGAAGTGGGTAAAAGGTTATCGATAAAGGAAAAAACATCTTTTATTTTTAACGATAGTTTGGAAGAAATTTTTAAAAGTAATTCTATGAGCAATGATTATTTTAATGTTATTAATGTTATTAAACATTTTGCTAGAGTAAATTTATTTGTAATAACCAATGAACATTCAGCAACTATAAGCCTTAATTATATGCCATTAAGTTTTAGAATGGAGGATGAGGACTGTGTAACTAGTGGAGATATCGCAATTAACCTACTCGGAACGTCAAATATAGATAAAAAAAGGTATAATATAGCGACAAGAATTATAAAACAGTTGAATATGGTGTTAAGCACTATTATTCCTAATTTACAGTTAGAGATTAATAATTTAGGAAATGAGATATCTAAAAATGGAAAAGAAGTAGTAAGAATACAATTACTTTCAATTAAAAAAGATATAAAGATTCCTTTGAAATATGAATCTGAAGGTATTAAAAAGATAATTTCTATTTTAAGCACCTTAATCTCCATGTTTAATAACCCAGCAATTTGTTTAATAGTTGATGAACTTGATGCTGGTATATTTGAGTATTTGTTAGGGGAATTATTAAAGATAATTGAGCAAGAAGGAAAAGGTCAATTTATATTTACGTCACACAATCTACGACCACTCGAGATGTTAGAAAAAGAATCATTGGTATTTAGTACGACTAATCCTCAGAACAGATTTATAAGAATAATGAATGTAAAAAGTAACAATAATCTACGAAATGTATATTTGCGTGGGGTTGATTTGGGTGGACTTAATGAGTGTATATATGAAGAGACTAATAGTTTTGAGATTGCACACGCATTTAGAAAAGCTGGTGACATTCTTTATGAAGAGTAAAAAAATTGTTTTATTTATAGTTGAGGGAGTAACTGATAGAAATTCATTTGCATTGGTTTTATCTAAAATAATTGAAAAAGATAAAATTGTTAGGTTTAAAGTTATTCACGGTGATATTACAACGCAAAATGGAGTTAGTGCGAGTAATATTTACGCTAAAATTACAGATTATATAAAGGAGTTTATATCTAGTGACATGTATAAGAAAAGTGATATTTCAAACGTAATTCATTTAGTAGATACTGACGGTGCATTTATAAATGATGAACAAGTTCTGCAAAAGGACACGAATGGTAGTATTGAGTATAACACTCAGAATATATATGCAAAAAATACTGATAATATAAAAAAGCGTAATAAACAAAAATCACAAATTCTAAGTAAGCTCGCAACTACGAATATGGTATATGCAAACTTAAGCTACCGGGTATATTTCTTTTCTTCTAATTTAGAACATGTAATTCATAATATACAAGTCGTTAATGATGATGATAAACGGCGGTTTGCTGAAAAATTTGAAGACGAATTTATAACAAACCCCATTAGTTTTATTGAATTTATGAATAATCCGGAATTTGCTATTAATGCTGAGTATAAAGATACCTGGGAGTTTATAAAAAAAGATACAAATTCTCTAAAACGATTTACTAATTTTAATTTATATCTTAACGACATTTCAGAAGGAAAGTCTCCCACTTCTATAAGTGGGAGTAACTTATCTTAGCAGAAATAAAACTTCAGTGGGATTTTAAATTTCCTTCTGAAGTCGTTAATGCAGCTCCCCAGGAGATGATTTAACACAATAAAGATTGAATAAATTACAAAAATAAAATAGACTACCAAACGGTAGTCTGTCTACTTTATTTTTGTAATATTATTTTTCTTTTTGAAGTAAACTGTGATGTCTACTATACACAAAGTAAATCACTATTCCAATTAATAACCAAATTATAAATCTAATCCATGTAACTAGTGGTAAGGCTGACATTAAATAAATACAAGCAAGTGCAGAAATGATAGGTAGAACTGGTACCCATGGACACTTAAATTTTCTTTCAATATTCGGCATAGTTTTTCTAAGAACTATAACTCCTATTGAAACTAGAATGAATGCAAATAATGTACCTATATTGCATAGTTTTATTATTTCATCTAATGGTAGAAAACCGGCCATTATTCCAGCAATACTACCTGTTATTATTGTGCAAAGAGTAGGGGTTTTGTGAATAGGGTGTACCTTTGAAAAAACCTTTGGAAGTAACCCATCTCTTGACATAACCATAAATACTCTAATTTGTCCATAAAGCATTACAAGTAGTGTTGAAATCATACCGATAACTGCTCCAGTTCCAACAAGGGCTGCTCCCCAATTGATGCCAAATCTTGCAAGAGCTCCTGGAACAGCATTGTTCTCAATTATTTCTTTATATGGAACCATACCAGTTATAACAAGTGCAACTGCAATGTAAAGTATAATTACTATACCTAGGCAAATTGCAAGTCCACGTGGTACATCCCTCTTTGGGTTTATAGTTTCTTCGGCAGCAGTTGAAACTGCGTCAAAACCAATATATGCAAAGAATATAATCGAAGCACCAGCCATAACACCACTCCAACCAAATGGAGCAAATGGTTTATAGTTAGCTACATTAATATGGAATACTCCAAGTATCACAAATAAAATAATTACACCGACTTTTATCAAAACAATTTTATTATTCAATTTTGCACTTTCTTTTATGCCTATAAATAATATCCAAGTTACAAACATAGTTATAAGAACAGCAGGCATGTCAATAATTCCACCAGCTGAGGGAGTTTTAATTATTGCATTAGGCAAATTTAGACCTGCGGAACTTAATAAACCTACAAAGGTTCCTGACCATCCAGATGCAACTGCAGCGGAAGAAACCAAATACTCAAGCATTAAGTCCCATCCTATAATCCAAGCTATTAATTCGCCAAAGGCAACATAAGAGTATGCATAGGTACTTCCCGCAACTGGAAACATTGTAGCAAGTTCAGAATAAGTAAGAGCGCAAAGGGCACTTATTACCGCGGCTACTATAAATGATAAAACAACTGCAGGCCCTGCTAGATGAGCTCCAACACCAGTTGAAACAAAGATCCCTGTACCAACAACTGCACCTATTCCAAGTGCTGCAAGGTCTTTTGATGTAAGATTCTTCTTTAAATCTGATTTTTCGGCTGAATGTAACATTTGTTCTAAGGTTTTCTTTTTCCAAATATCCATAAATTTTTTCACTCCTTTAATTAAATTTTAATTTTACTTAAATTATTTTGTTGATATAAAAACTAAAGTTTTATGTACTAATATTGTCCGTTCTTTATTTGGATTATTTGTATTTAAAACTATAAAAAGAAATGAATGTAATACTATATTATGCATAAAAAATATTATTAGAATTCATTATATAGAAAATTTGAAAAATTAGAAAGGGTTAAATATAGCTTGTTAAGCTAATTCGTTTGATTATATATATAATACTATAATATAATGACATTTTCTAAGTTTTAATATGCAGTTACAACATTGACAAAATGTTTTAATTTTATTTGGATAACAAGTAAAATAGTAGTAAAAATTATTAATATATTATTAATATAAAGGGATATTTTTTTAATATAAAGGGATATAATACGAATATAGACAATTTGGTATATTTTTATTATAATATACTTAATTTGTAAAAAAAAGTATCGGTAGTTTCTTAGTTTGAAATTATGATTAAAGGAGATATGAATATGATAAATAAGACTATTGATTTGTGGGGTGAATTTCCATATAAAAATAAAGGAAATGATGATTTTAGACCAACTTTAGATACATATTTACTTAATGGAGATAAAATAAGGGGAGCTGTTTTAATATGCCCAGGAGGGGCATATGCTTATACATCATTAAGAGAAGCTGAACCTATAGCTATTAAATTTAACGCTGCGGGCTTTCATGCATTTGTTTTATATTATAGTGTTGCTCCAAACAAGTATCCACAATCATTGCTAGATTTATCAAGGGCAATGTGTATACTTCGTGAAAATTCTAAAGAGTGGAAAATAGATGTTAATAAAATTGCGGTGTGTGGCTTTTCCGCAGGTGGGCATTTAGCTTCAAGTCTTGGAGTTTATTGGGATGAGTCTTATTTAAAAGGGGTACCTGGAATTGAGGTAGGTAAAAATAATCCAAATGCTCAAATTTTATGTTATCCTGTAATAACATCAGGAGTATTTACTCATGAAAACTCACTTTGCAATTTGATAGGAGATAATGCCAGCGAGTCATTAAAGGAGAAGATGTCATTAGAACATAATGTTTCAGAGAAAACACCACCTACATTTTTATGGCATACATTTGAAGATGACTCAGTACCGGTTGAAAATACATTGTTATTTGCTAAGGCGTTAAGAAACAAAAAAATACCTTTTGAATTACACATATACCCAGAAGGACCACATGGGTTATCGCTTGCTAATGAAGAAACTAGGGAAGAAGGAAAAGGGGTTTATCCCAATGTTGCTACTTGGATGGAATTGTGTATTACGTGGTTAACTAATCTATTCTCAAAGAAATAGAATAAAATTTTATAAGAACATATTTTTAGCCTAACCACCCATTTTCAAAGCGTTCCACAAAACTAGTCATAGATTGTTCATAAAATTGACACTTAAATGCAATAATTATTTGTTACTATAATTAATAGATACAGAGGAACTAAATAATAAATCCTCGAAACAACATAATCAACATATCACTAAAGATTAATATCAAGTGAGTATCAAAAGCAATTAATTATATAGCCTTTAAGGGCGGAATGGAGACAAATTAATATGGAACATAACGTAAAAGATACATCAAAAAAATCTGCTTTTTCAATCCTTTTATTTATATCTGCCATAATTGTAGCAATCTTAGGAGTGGCACTATTAGTTGATAATATCTACTTGTATAACACTAGTTTTGCTCAAGCTGTAACTCAAGGTTATCCAGTTGCTACGGTAAGAAAGACATTAATGACATCACAATTGTTACCAGGAATATTCCAACCAATTGCCATGTATGGTGGAATTGCATTACTTCTAGTAGCAGTGGGTAAAATCAGTGATAAAGTTTCTAAATATTTAACAGTTTTAACTAAAAAAGAGATTTGCGATGATATTACTCATGAAAATTGTGAAGATCAAGATGTTGCTAATGTAGAAAATATAGAAACAACTAATCCAGAAGAAATATCGGATAAAACTCAAAAAAATATAGACTAAAAATAAGGAAGGTCTTGTCTTAGCAATTAGCTAGGGCGAGACCTTTTTTATGGTTAGTTTGAAAATTATAAATTATTTTATATCTATAACTGCGTTTTTATCTACGATATTCCACCAAGTCTTTCCTGGATTTAAAGGTAAAATATTCCCTTTTTCATCTGTTAGTAGTGTTTTTGAAGTTGTAGTTTTTTTAGTCCAAAACATTTTAACATATTTGCCATTACTTATAACATAACCATTTCCTGTGCCCACAAGTTTAATGTCTAAATGACTCCCATCTACTTGAGTTTTAATTGTAGTTATTTGGACAACTACATTTTTAACGCTTAAGGGAAGTTTATTTTCTTTATCAGTAGAAGATTTTCCATCCATGCTTTTTAGGTAAAGTCCATTTTTATAAGTGTATCTAGTATTGTAATATTTATTTAAAGTTAATAATATATCTGATGCTTTATTTAGTTTAGTATTATCCCAATAGCTTTTATCAAATTTTAATGTATCCCTAGGTGAGTACACAAATTTTTTAATTTTGATAAGCTCTCTTAATTTATCTGTGGAGGTATAAAGGTTATGAGGAGCTTTCCTTATCGAATCCCTCCAATAGGTAGAGGCATTCGTCATTTCGTTCATGCTCATTAATTTTTCTCCATTTATTTTAAGAAGAGCTTCTTCGCTTCCACCACAATGAGCAAAAGGCAAATTATATTCCTTTGAAATATCTAAGAAATAAGCCCGAGCGCTTCTAATTGGTCCAATCTTTTTTGGACTCTCCTTTTGAAACAATGTTATAAACCTAGGAATTCCACCCTCTGCCATGGTTTCATAAACTATGTCTGCATCATTTAATCCAGATTGAGGTCTTGCATCTAAAGAGTTTTCGATTATTGCAAGTGCAGCAATATTAGAGAAGACTTCCTTTGTTACCTCTTCACCAGTATAGGGTGAGATATATTTTTGAGAGGTTTTTACAGCGGGTTTTGGTTTGAGTTGTATTGTAGTATCAACTTTTTTGCCACACCCCTGGGATAAAAAAAACATTGAAACAAGTATACATAATACTAGTTTAGATTTATTTTTCAAAATAAATATAACCTCCCTTAGTTTTAAGTGTCATAATATCTGGTCATAATAAATCTTTCTACAAGTCATAGACAATTACCTTTATATTTAATAATTTTTTTTGCGAAATATCTATTATAAT
Encoded here:
- a CDS encoding AAA family ATPase, coding for MTKTIIRIQKIELTGFKNIQEGIIDLSGYRQKKYYSAKSDIIGIYGQNGSGKTTIVEAFKLFKIIASGEKLPEDIKNYIHELEESATLKFVFYIELKDQRLLVYYQFSLRRKEGFAELYNEKLSYSQINEDNKKRKIDIIEYLIDLKDTYILPKARYNELIRNNKENEFNLEVGKRLSIKEKTSFIFNDSLEEIFKSNSMSNDYFNVINVIKHFARVNLFVITNEHSATISLNYMPLSFRMEDEDCVTSGDIAINLLGTSNIDKKRYNIATRIIKQLNMVLSTIIPNLQLEINNLGNEISKNGKEVVRIQLLSIKKDIKIPLKYESEGIKKIISILSTLISMFNNPAICLIVDELDAGIFEYLLGELLKIIEQEGKGQFIFTSHNLRPLEMLEKESLVFSTTNPQNRFIRIMNVKSNNNLRNVYLRGVDLGGLNECIYEETNSFEIAHAFRKAGDILYEE
- a CDS encoding DUF3048 domain-containing protein, coding for MKNKSKLVLCILVSMFFLSQGCGKKVDTTIQLKPKPAVKTSQKYISPYTGEEVTKEVFSNIAALAIIENSLDARPQSGLNDADIVYETMAEGGIPRFITLFQKESPKKIGPIRSARAYFLDISKEYNLPFAHCGGSEEALLKINGEKLMSMNEMTNASTYWRDSIRKAPHNLYTSTDKLRELIKIKKFVYSPRDTLKFDKSYWDNTKLNKASDILLTLNKYYNTRYTYKNGLYLKSMDGKSSTDKENKLPLSVKNVVVQITTIKTQVDGSHLDIKLVGTGNGYVISNGKYVKMFWTKKTTTSKTLLTDEKGNILPLNPGKTWWNIVDKNAVIDIK
- a CDS encoding amino acid permease; translated protein: MDIWKKKTLEQMLHSAEKSDLKKNLTSKDLAALGIGAVVGTGIFVSTGVGAHLAGPAVVLSFIVAAVISALCALTYSELATMFPVAGSTYAYSYVAFGELIAWIIGWDLMLEYLVSSAAVASGWSGTFVGLLSSAGLNLPNAIIKTPSAGGIIDMPAVLITMFVTWILFIGIKESAKLNNKIVLIKVGVIILFVILGVFHINVANYKPFAPFGWSGVMAGASIIFFAYIGFDAVSTAAEETINPKRDVPRGLAICLGIVIILYIAVALVITGMVPYKEIIENNAVPGALARFGINWGAALVGTGAVIGMISTLLVMLYGQIRVFMVMSRDGLLPKVFSKVHPIHKTPTLCTIITGSIAGIMAGFLPLDEIIKLCNIGTLFAFILVSIGVIVLRKTMPNIERKFKCPWVPVLPIISALACIYLMSALPLVTWIRFIIWLLIGIVIYFVYSRHHSLLQKEK
- a CDS encoding alpha/beta hydrolase — encoded protein: MINKTIDLWGEFPYKNKGNDDFRPTLDTYLLNGDKIRGAVLICPGGAYAYTSLREAEPIAIKFNAAGFHAFVLYYSVAPNKYPQSLLDLSRAMCILRENSKEWKIDVNKIAVCGFSAGGHLASSLGVYWDESYLKGVPGIEVGKNNPNAQILCYPVITSGVFTHENSLCNLIGDNASESLKEKMSLEHNVSEKTPPTFLWHTFEDDSVPVENTLLFAKALRNKKIPFELHIYPEGPHGLSLANEETREEGKGVYPNVATWMELCITWLTNLFSKK